ACACCAGCCATCAATaacacatgttgtttgtttttgttatgttcaagGTCACTTTGTTCATGCTGGAAACATCTTGGCAACACAAAGAGCTATAAGGTATCACCCAGGAGCTCATGTAAGtaaacacttaaaatgtttaaaatttgtgttaataaaagttgaaaatatttgtatgtatgtgtatataaaatatggatatatatgtatgaatgtgtacatgtgtgtatatatgtatatatacagtgtatgtgtgtgagtatgtatgtattagggtTGTACCGATACCtataatttggtaccggtaccaaaaagtATATAGAtaattttccaaataaagggaactatGAACATtttcaatattggctttattttaacataacatctcacaatacaataataataataacacattgggcttttcttgttgtactcaaagaaaaaattaaaattttctacATTACCTATATATAGTCTGCCAAAATCAAGGATTAGGTTAGAATAGAACAAAGTTTTCCTGACATTACAtcaaatgcttcatgatttatggttacCAATCCTGGTATttgctttaagaaaaataaaattattagtAAGTACTAAAAATAAAACTGGATAAAAGTGCACAGATAAGACATGTAGCAGGAAAACACACAgttaaatataaaacacaaattgtagcattttgttacaaaattcagtcatttAGCTTGCATTACTTGACGCTAATTGGGCTGTTTTAGCtctgctaatatttggcatcaagccaagcTGCTGGTGTGCACACCAGAAGAGTTGGTTAACTTATGAAAGTAGCGTATGTGTGTTGActgagtgagtgggcgagtaaaGAGAGTGAGAGACAGCGCATGCACTGCGCAGTAGAGTGACAAACGGGTCTGGTTGAGTCCTGCAAAACGTAACAATAATGCAACGAGATTTTCGCGAATCGGCGGCCTCCAATTCTGACCAAAAAGCGGAGCTTAGCAGATGCATTGCGGGGTGAAGTGAAGGGTGTTACCCTCGACAAAAACATTGGCCGTGTAAGGAACATCTGCCCTGTGCTCCTCAACTAGGGTCTGCACCGGacagaacagcaggacaggtgtaaaaACTACATTATAacctgtcactctttataactccttTTGCAGATCTGATTGCTTATTAATTAATTGTTTAAAACAAACACGTTTGGTGAGGCATGTTTTGAAGCAACACTTACAGCGCAGCGGCTTTGTTAGTTTTAAAGCCCAAATACCTTCATATTGCGCTTcacgcaccctctttattaaccaatAGAATTGCAGTTTTATTGCCATACTTCCTCTCCACGATGTGATTGCTTGTATGCTcactgtgtgtgcgttttgacacactcaaaatcatgcgcctcggctctgtagtcaTTCGAATGTAAGAACGGAactggtatttttcaaaggcactaTAGTACTGATTTCAATtgattagtattgcggtactttattagtaccgtaccaccctagtatgtatgtatacaggactgcctcagaaaattagaatattgtgataaagtcctttttaTTTTCAGTAATGCAActcaaaacatgaaaatgtcatacattctggattcattacacatcaactgaaatattgcaactcttttattattttaatattgttgataatggcatacagcttaagaaaactcaaaattcctacctcaaaaaatttgaatatttcctccgaccaagtgaaaaaaaaaagatttataacagcaaaacaaatcaaacatttgaaaatgtcaatcaatgccctcagtacttggttgggaatcgtTTTGCACAAATTACCGCATCAAtgtggcgtggcatggaggcaatcagcctgtgtcatggatgcccaggatgcttcaatagcggcctttagctcattagcattattgggtctggtgtctttcagcttcttcttcacgaTACCCCGCAAATTCTTTACGGGgatcaggtcaggggagttggcaggccaatcgaggaatgtaatgccatggtcagtacaccggttactggtggttttggcactgtgggcaggtgccagatcagcaatattaaaataataaaaggcttgcaatatttcagttgatgtgtaatgaatccagaatgtatgacattttcatgtttttagttgcattacagaaaataaaggactttatcataatattgtaattttctgagacaatcctgtatgtgtgagtatatttatatatatatatatatatatatatatatatatatatatatatatatatatgcagtatgtgtgtatatgttaatTAAAATTATGCAAGCATGTAATAACCCGTGACCAATTCAAATTTAAAAGTGTAATCTTATTTGAAAaattaacttttattttatttatttgtttatctaCTTCATGTTGTTGTGACAAAAATGAAGACTTCCAGTCAATATGGCTGACTTCCTAAGAGTTTTTGCCAGTCTGAGCTCAAAAGCGacattcttagacttagacaatctttattgatccacaagggaaattgttccacacagtagctcagttacaaaggatcaTGTAAAATTATAAATCAATTCCTAAGACATTTCAAGTTGCATGGTGGAATCACTGTTTTTATAGTGATAGAACATATCTAACGCCACTTTGTTTTTCCAAAAGGTTGGCATGGGAACAAATAACACTATTTACGCGCTTGAGGACGGTCACGTTTGTCTCACCAAGGAGATCTACGTTCCCCCGCCCCGCAGTCCAGAGGCTAACCAAGTCATCGTCAAGCTGGCTGCGGGATCGTTACTTTACAAAACCTTTGTCAACGTGCGTCCGCTCAAGCAGGAGCCAGCTTTTAAATTGGTGGGACTCTTCTAAACACAAAAACCTGTGCTTTGTATTCATCACATAATATTTGCAATTAAATTGTATTCAAATCATAGAGTTGGACCTTTCATCTATTCTGGCAAAAGTTGACAGAACTCTAAGTGTATTAAAGCTGTTTTGGTTTTGTGCACTCAGCACCTAGAAAATGTCACTAGGGGACAGTATCACTCAATCCTGCTCCCCATTCAGTCATCTCGGGTGAGTCATTGTACTTTAAAATATGACAAATTTCTTCAATTTGTGTATGTCTGATACATGCTGTACAACTTTTCCTTTGCTGTGAAGACGTATATCAACTTAATTGATGAGctaattaagtaaaaaaaaaaaaaagtacaaattgtGCCGTTATTTTATCGAGATAATAAAcaattgtctttttttgttttcactAGGACCGGGTCGTGGCCTCGAACATGTTCCTGGGCACATATTTGATTCCAAGTTGGCTGAAATGAGGTATTTCAGACCGCAAAACACTTCTAAACCATGGAGGTTGGTCAAAAGGTTCCAAAATGGCTTAGAAAGCCAGCATTAATCTGATGAGTTGGAactatccattttctaacgcttgtcccttttggggtcacgaggggtgctggagcctatctcagctgcattcgggcggaaggctgagtacaccctggacaagtcgccaccttatcacaaggccaacacagatagacagacaacattcacaaactagggccaatttaatgttgctcatcaacctatccccaggtgcatgtttttggcggtgggaggaagccggggtacccagggggaacccacccagtcacggggagaacatgcaaactccacacagaaagatcccgaacccgggattgaacccagaactacgaAGTAGTAACAATCAAAAGAATAACGACaaatcccatttccatatgagttgggaaattgtgttagatgtaaatataaactgaatacaatgatttgcaaatccttttcaacccattttcaattgaaggcactacaaagacaacatatttgatgt
This portion of the Nerophis ophidion isolate RoL-2023_Sa unplaced genomic scaffold, RoL_Noph_v1.0 HiC_scaffold_60, whole genome shotgun sequence genome encodes:
- the LOC133547088 gene encoding large ribosomal subunit protein bL27m-like, giving the protein MASLAHFIKCKPGLLDGGQQFILTSLRFASKKSGGSSKNLGGKSPGRRYGLKKYEGHFVHAGNILATQRAIRYHPGAHVGMGTNNTIYALEDGHVCLTKEIYVPPPRSPEANQVIVKLAAGSLLYKTFVNVRPLKQEPAFKLVGLF